In Phoenix dactylifera cultivar Barhee BC4 chromosome 11, palm_55x_up_171113_PBpolish2nd_filt_p, whole genome shotgun sequence, the following are encoded in one genomic region:
- the LOC103722023 gene encoding uncharacterized protein LOC103722023 — translation MQSKLFSREEEKNLLPPKTDQGLRRVHSDIPVKTDNNIEELNWAMSTNEVEMVECECCGMSEDCTPTYISRIKEFFCGKWVCGLCSEAVKEMVKRTPALTMEDAIDSHTALCKNFNTTRLKLKLSLAGATRDIARKSFERRTSKDSYGSKISRTVSCGAVLDRKFKRSPIQ, via the exons ATGCAGTCTAAGCTTTTCagtagagaagaagaaaagaacctGCTTCCACCAAAG ACGGATCAAGGGCTACGGAGAGTGCACTCTGACATCCCAGTTAAGACTGATAACAATATCGAAGAATTGAACTGGGCCATGAGCACAAATGAAGTGGAGATGGTGGAGTGTGAGTGCTGTGGGATGTCTGAGGATTGCACCCCTACCTATATCTCCCGAATCAaagaatttttctgcggcaaaTGGGTCTGTGGCCTTTGTTCGGAAGCTGTAAAGGAGATGGTGAAGCGAACTCCTGCGCTGACCATGGAGGACGCTATAGACTCCCACACGGCTCTCTGCAAGAACTTCAATACCACCAGACTCAAGCTTAAGCTCTCCTTGGCCGGTGCAACGAGAGATATTGCAAGGAAAAGCTTTGAACGAAGAACTTCCAAGGACTCATATGGGTCCAAGATTTCTAGGACCGTCAGCTGTGGTGCTGTTTTGGACCGAAAGTTCAAACGGTCACCAATCCAGTGA
- the LOC103722015 gene encoding GATA transcription factor 12-like: protein MEAPEYLHGGYCRAGTPQFAPEKKVVAGGGGGGGEHFMVEDLLDFSNEEDEAGLAAGGDDAGFDAPAGNSTDSSTVTAVDSCSNSFSGSDPHFSGDLVCRSFAGTSLSGGLCEPYDELAELEWLSNFVEESFSSEDLQKLQLISGIKSSSSSSENRAEISPPVGEGAAGRDAQPALFRPEAPVPGKARSKRSRAAPCSWSSRLLVLSPTTTASSPESELLVLAESSYGKKAAAKKKDPSARPAVAPAADGRRCLHCATDKTPQWRTGPMGPKTLCNACGVRYKSGRLVPEYRPAASPTFMLSKHSNSHRKVLELRRQKELQQQQQLLQAGSSAVYDGGADAAGDDFLIHHHLGPDFRQLI from the exons ATGGAGGCGCCGGAGTACCTGCATGGCGGTTACTGCAGGGCGGGAACCCCCCAATTCGCGCCAGAGAAGAAGGTCGTCGCCGGTGGCGGAGGCGGCGGGGGGGAACATTTCATGGTGGAGGACCTGCTTGACTTCTCGAACGAGGAGGATGAGGCCGGCCTGGCGGCCGGCGGGGACGACGCGGGGTTCGACGCACCGGCCGGGAACTCGACGGACTCCTCCACCGTCACCGCCGTGGACAGCTGCAGCAACTCCTTCTCCGGTTCCGACCCGCATTTCTCTGGTGACCTTGTCTGCCGGAGCTTCGCCGGCACCAGTCTCTCCGGTGGCCTCTGCGAGCCG TACGACGAATTAGCCGAGCTCGAGTGGCTCTCCAATTTCGTGGAGGAGTCCTTCTCCAGCGAAGACCTCCAGAAGCTTCAGCTCATCTCTGGAATCaaatcttcctcctcctcctctgagAATCGGGCGGAGATCTCACCCCCCGTCGGCGAAGGCGCCGCCGGCCGCGACGCCCAGCCCGCCCTCTTCCGGCCAGAGGCCCCCGTCCCCGGAAAGGCGCGGAGCAAGCGGTCCCGCGCCGCCCCCTGCAGCTGGTCTTCGAGGCTTCTGGTGTTGTCTCCGACGACAACGGCGTCGTCGCCGGAGTCGGAGCTTCTCGTGCTGGCGGAAAGCTCGTACGGGAAAAAGGCCGCGGCGAAGAAGAAGGACCCGTCGGCGAGGCCAGCGGTGGCACCGGCGGCGGATGGTCGGAGGTGCCTCCACTGCGCCACCGACAAGACGCCGCAGTGGCGGACGGGGCCGATGGGGCCCAAGACGCTGTGCAACGCCTGCGGGGTCCGGTACAAGTCCGGCCGACTAGTGCCGGAGTACCGGCCGGCGGCGAGCCCAACCTTCATGCTCTCCAAGCACTCCAACTCCCACCGGAAGGTCCTCGAGCTCCGCCGCCAGAAGGAGCTCCAGCAGCAGCAACAGCTCCTCCAGGCCGGCAGCTCCGCCGTCTACGATGGAGGAGCAGACGCCGCCGGCGACGACTTCTTGATCCACCACCACCTGGGCCCCGATTTTCGGCAACTCATCTAA